A stretch of the Duncaniella dubosii genome encodes the following:
- a CDS encoding helix-turn-helix domain-containing protein — protein MPATTSAIKEKDYLTVAETAKVLGMTRQGIYKLIYRGDLVAAKLSSRLTLIKRESIDKMLDGSPYTKRETNEKKTINEFYTRAEIREKFGVKDSWIYKVVAENNVPKTILRGKAYFSKSHIDRIFSAKKENPEITEWYSVKDIQSKYGMTLSAIYTLVSKIGIPKRKEGPKVYYSKYHFDVAKGAKSAEDVEFISVADAMEKYSLTRDQLYHYVKTHKITKLRCGKYVKLNAKELSELFNPKIEL, from the coding sequence GTGCCAGCGACGACATCTGCTATTAAGGAGAAAGATTATCTGACAGTCGCAGAAACAGCGAAAGTGTTGGGCATGACTCGACAGGGTATTTATAAACTGATTTATCGCGGCGATCTTGTTGCAGCCAAACTCAGTTCTCGCCTGACACTTATCAAACGTGAGAGTATAGACAAAATGCTTGATGGTTCTCCATATACAAAAAGAGAAACCAATGAAAAGAAAACTATAAATGAGTTCTATACCCGTGCCGAGATCCGTGAGAAGTTCGGGGTCAAGGATTCGTGGATATACAAGGTCGTTGCTGAGAACAATGTGCCTAAGACAATCCTTCGTGGTAAGGCGTATTTCAGCAAGAGCCATATCGACCGGATTTTCTCGGCGAAAAAGGAGAATCCGGAAATTACAGAGTGGTATTCTGTCAAGGATATTCAGTCCAAGTATGGGATGACGCTCTCAGCGATATATACGCTGGTGTCGAAAATCGGTATTCCGAAGCGCAAGGAGGGTCCGAAGGTCTATTACTCCAAATATCACTTTGATGTGGCTAAAGGTGCCAAGTCGGCCGAGGATGTCGAGTTTATTTCAGTGGCTGATGCCATGGAAAAATACTCGCTTACCCGTGACCAACTGTATCACTATGTCAAAACACACAAGATAACCAAGCTCCGTTGCGGCAAGTATGTCAAACTGAACGCCAAGGAGTTATCCGAACTTTTCAATCCCAAGATTGAGTTATAA
- a CDS encoding GLPGLI family protein: MKTIRIITIFLAICIALGACANSSPKAPRRAKNKKEYPRAEIMVSYLCHEEHLKTDAKAYTAEYQMILLANGTESKFYNAKCEYIDSLRSTPSGKRMYREIFSNISRKYAETGVFDDSALPENRMFIFKSRNDSITSLFDRNGSSSAHYYTEPLGGMQWQIVDSTRMILGYECVMAETDFRGRHWTAWFAPEIPLQDGPWKLCGLPGLILEAADSTGQHSFTADGIESSDMEMTPVYNMESYEKVSRIEMLAAQREFLLKGDTMSRMLIQNAPDGSKIDMPEPEYEKNPDLHIDFLETDYH, translated from the coding sequence ATGAAAACAATCAGAATCATCACGATTTTCCTTGCAATTTGCATCGCTCTCGGAGCGTGTGCAAATTCATCGCCAAAAGCACCACGCCGTGCAAAGAATAAAAAAGAATATCCCCGCGCTGAAATCATGGTCAGCTATCTCTGCCACGAAGAGCATCTGAAGACCGATGCCAAAGCCTACACGGCCGAGTATCAGATGATATTGCTGGCTAACGGGACGGAATCGAAATTCTACAATGCAAAATGTGAATATATCGACTCACTCCGCTCCACACCCTCAGGCAAGAGAATGTATCGTGAGATATTTAGTAATATATCAAGAAAGTATGCTGAAACCGGAGTTTTTGACGACAGTGCACTGCCTGAAAACAGGATGTTTATCTTCAAATCCCGAAATGATTCGATCACGTCGCTGTTTGACAGAAACGGCAGTTCAAGTGCCCATTATTACACAGAACCTCTCGGCGGAATGCAATGGCAGATAGTCGACTCCACGAGAATGATACTCGGATATGAATGCGTCATGGCCGAGACCGATTTCCGTGGTCGGCACTGGACGGCATGGTTCGCTCCGGAAATACCCTTGCAGGACGGTCCATGGAAACTATGCGGACTCCCGGGTCTGATTTTAGAAGCCGCGGATTCAACAGGACAACATTCTTTCACTGCCGACGGAATTGAATCATCCGATATGGAAATGACTCCTGTATATAATATGGAAAGTTATGAAAAAGTATCGCGAATTGAAATGCTCGCTGCTCAGAGAGAGTTTTTGCTGAAAGGCGACACTATGTCGCGAATGCTTATACAAAACGCTCCCGACGGCAGCAAAATCGACATGCCTGAACCTGAATACGAGAAAAATCCCGACTTGCACATTGATTTCCTCGAAACCGATTATCATTAA
- a CDS encoding TolB-like 6-bladed beta-propeller domain-containing protein codes for MKILKTMALSMLMPVCANAQSTALHAKFDVAGNALPAIRHMTDMKMTGDTLLFVYEGHENNGQRCLRRAVVDRDSNTIKVSPDMGKRDDGYYVSYMPLPFIADNGSIRVIGQDDCEIYSVENDTAFVRTRQYLMDGNSSVPFPLSLYAQDVFMTGTDKYVFIGREPKGGRQYAMKADLTCSKIDTIRQINISPELQAWMPNMGEMAYLGKHDRLAFAYRFHPIVEIFDTDGNIISSIRVGEDTFDPKTLEEADFDELNRLHFIDITTTDDYIYALHNGYSESSRSIYKIDWNGNIINCEAVKVNLQKIAVGNDNSVTGWTGNDFIAM; via the coding sequence ATGAAAATATTAAAGACAATGGCACTGTCGATGTTAATGCCAGTATGTGCCAACGCACAATCAACCGCATTACATGCGAAATTTGATGTCGCCGGAAATGCGCTGCCGGCTATACGCCACATGACAGACATGAAAATGACAGGCGACACACTGCTGTTTGTTTACGAAGGCCATGAAAACAACGGACAGCGATGTCTTCGCCGTGCGGTCGTTGATCGTGACAGCAATACGATCAAGGTAAGTCCCGATATGGGCAAGCGCGATGACGGTTACTATGTCTCGTATATGCCTCTTCCTTTTATTGCCGACAATGGCTCGATTCGCGTCATCGGACAGGATGACTGCGAAATCTATTCCGTTGAGAATGATACCGCGTTTGTCAGGACACGGCAGTATCTGATGGACGGCAACAGTTCTGTACCCTTCCCGCTCTCGCTATATGCACAGGATGTCTTTATGACCGGCACTGATAAATATGTATTCATAGGCCGTGAACCCAAAGGAGGACGTCAGTATGCGATGAAGGCCGACCTTACATGCTCAAAGATTGACACAATAAGACAAATCAACATCTCGCCGGAATTACAGGCATGGATGCCGAATATGGGCGAGATGGCATATTTAGGCAAACACGACCGCCTCGCGTTTGCCTATAGGTTTCATCCTATTGTCGAAATATTCGACACCGACGGAAATATCATCAGTTCCATCAGAGTCGGAGAAGACACCTTCGACCCCAAGACTCTTGAAGAAGCGGATTTCGATGAATTGAATCGTCTACATTTCATCGATATTACGACGACCGACGATTATATCTACGCCCTGCATAATGGATACTCCGAATCAAGCCGGTCAATCTACAAAATTGACTGGAACGGAAATATTATCAACTGTGAGGCCGTAAAAGTAAATCTGCAAAAGATAGCCGTCGGCAATGACAATTCGGTGACAGGGTGGACAGGAAATGACTTCATCGCAATGTAA
- a CDS encoding GLPGLI family protein yields the protein MKTIRIIRILLLLSVTLCANAKKKPEYPRAGIKVSYNYHYQALRHDGEAVTNDHDYLLLANSDYSKYYNYNNEYLDSLNSTPQGRKLHDNLITIGIDKALKDGDYSAIPHYKGALYVFKSLQNRTTTVYDTYGLGEYGRYDEPFTEFVWSISDSTKNVLGYDCFMAETDYHGRHWTVWFTPEIPLQDGPWKLCGLPGLILEATDSTDQHSFIATGVENSNQEIYPIYEPRKYDKMKRIDMLKAYSDYQKNAGATSRILIMDTPDGSKVNMDAPKQRKANSQNIDFLETDYH from the coding sequence ATGAAAACAATCAGAATCATCAGAATTTTGCTTCTTCTCTCTGTCACACTCTGTGCCAATGCGAAGAAGAAGCCGGAATACCCCCGTGCAGGAATCAAAGTGAGCTACAATTATCATTATCAAGCCTTGCGTCATGATGGAGAAGCCGTAACTAACGATCATGACTATCTGCTGCTTGCCAATTCCGATTACTCAAAATATTATAATTATAACAATGAATATCTCGACTCGCTTAATTCGACTCCACAGGGGAGGAAGCTACATGATAATCTTATTACTATAGGTATTGACAAAGCCCTTAAGGATGGCGATTATTCAGCCATTCCACACTACAAGGGAGCATTATATGTTTTTAAATCACTACAAAACAGGACTACAACAGTCTATGATACATACGGTCTTGGCGAGTATGGGCGTTACGACGAGCCATTCACTGAATTTGTCTGGTCAATCTCAGATTCAACAAAAAATGTACTCGGTTATGACTGCTTTATGGCTGAAACCGACTACCACGGACGCCACTGGACGGTATGGTTCACACCTGAAATACCTCTTCAGGATGGTCCGTGGAAACTTTGCGGGTTGCCGGGACTGATTCTTGAAGCGACAGATTCTACTGACCAACATAGTTTCATCGCCACAGGTGTAGAAAACAGCAATCAGGAAATATATCCGATCTATGAGCCGCGCAAATACGACAAGATGAAACGTATCGATATGCTAAAAGCCTACTCCGACTACCAAAAAAATGCCGGAGCGACTTCAAGAATCCTGATAATGGATACACCCGACGGAAGCAAAGTCAACATGGATGCGCCCAAACAGCGAAAGGCTAACTCTCAAAACATAGACTTCCTCGAAACCGATTATCATTAA